The Scatophagus argus isolate fScaArg1 chromosome 12, fScaArg1.pri, whole genome shotgun sequence genome includes the window CTAAGCTTAAGTTTAACAACCAAgccaaaatgaatgaatatttgtttttaatgtgtttctgcttttaaggttcatttcacattcaaaaataaaatcatctggCCATATATGATCGTTAAAGCATCATCAAATCAAAGTCAGAAGTGTTAAATTCATACTGCTAAAAATAGCAGCACTGTCTTCTAGCAGGTGAGTGATAAGCCATTGGTCATTAAGTGAACAGAAGGCTCTTACATACTGAAACCCTTTCACTGATTGCGCCCATGTTAGCCAGAGAGAGCGACACAAGGGTAGTGGAGGAGTTTGATCAGCTGAGGTTTCTGACTGCGGTCGCTAATGCACGGGCTGAAGAAGGGGAACACCTTGTCCCTCGGCCCGTTGTTGAATGAGTACAGCAGACGCATATCACTGGCGTTGTAGAAGgacactctcctctcctcaaaGTCTAAAAATACCCCGATCCTCTGAGGGGAAGACCTGAGCTGCAGCCTCGTCCAGGGCTGTGTGCCAGCAGAGTACTCATTACCATTGCGCAAACGCAGTGTCCAGTAGCCGGTTTCAGGGCTCAGCTTGATCCGAGCGTGCCTGTTGATGGTCTCAGAGGCCACGCCCAGGTCCCATTTGGGTTTGGAGCCCACTTCCACCTCCCAGTAGTGTCGGCCTGACTGGAAGCCCTGGGCAGCCAAGATGTTGACACACTGGAGAAAACGTCTCTGGTGGTTTACATAGGGGAATACAGCGTCGCATTCAACTGCCATGGTTTTGTCTCTGGAGACGTGGATGCTTGGGTGCGCTGTGTCGACGTCGAATGTTAATGGGGAAGGGCCTTTGGGGTGAAACAATTCATTGAAATAGTGATAATATTTTCTGTATTAAGACTCAACAgtgtgtcacattttaaattgaaaatatatCTTATCAGTGGAACAGTGGTACCATTACTGTCGTTCTTTTAGCACTTAAATATCTTTATATAATACTCTATAATTTTTCCATAATTACTCCTCTTGCTGAGACAGAACCAATTTTCAGCTCAAGCCCTTTTGTGGGTATTCAAGCACACCAGAGGGAAAAATTACCTGGCCTCAAAGACTTGAACATCTTTCTCCATGTGATATACTGTAATGGGGCCGTATATTTGCTGCTGAAAGCGTCTATATCAAACTCTGGGGAAATATCCACCCGTACACATGGtctgttgaaaataaaaaaaaaaagcaaacacacccTTAGGGTGATTTATTCCAAGCACAAATGGCACTAAATGGAAATGTAGAtatcaaataaagaaaagaacactTGCCTTATCTGTGGGAGCTagagagaaggaaatgaaggaagaaTGACAtaaatcaacttttattttcaaatcgatgcaaaacaagtcaaacaagATGACACTCAGGGTTTAATTTCACTTCAGATTTGGTCTATACATACTCATCTTGGTGGCTACTTTGAGCTGAGATCTTACCTCAGTCAATACGACGTTCTCTGTGGCAGCTTTAGCCTGATGTAGCTCTCTCATATTATCCTCCAGCTCCCTTATAGCCAGCTCGACGGCCTCCAGGTGGCGCTGgaccttctccagctcctcctcctgctctcttcttAGCTGCTCCAGCAGGCAGGCCTCCTCATTGTGCAGGATCTGAAAGAGAGCTTGGAATTCCCCTTTGACACGAGCCTGCAGATCTGCTCCGACTTTCTGTGGCAGGAAAAAACGACTGATGTTACAGGTGGAGGACATAATGCAGCACgttgctttctgtgttttatcacatttttcattGACCAGGAAAGTGGAGGAGTGGAGCGTTGACTCAAGTATCTTGTTCCACTGAAGCTCCACATATCTCCTGCTGGAAGACACATCTCCAAAGAAGCAGGGAAggattttctgttgatcatCTCAGCACAGCACGCACAACTAACCTCACGCTCTTATCtttcatctgtcacacacacattaagtgcctgtttgtttctgttggttTTGCCTGTGCAGTTTGCCACATGGTAACGAAAAAATTGCAAAATTGTAATGCACAATCATTTTCATCTAAGTGTAAGACTGTACAGGATTAAGGATGTCCTATGCAAAGCTGATACACAATTAAGTCAGAGCTTAGAAAGGCATTTATGTCCTCAAGCAGACAACCATTATGTTTTACATATCAAAGCATAAACAGTCACTTACCACATCTGCAAACACCACTAAATATGCACCGTGATATACAGCACACAGCCATTAGGGAGGGACATGTGCATTCTTATCTGTTAAGTGCTGCTATCCCTTCAGCTCCCCACAGGAGTGTACCTTTATGGTGTCcatcttgtctttgtctctgcgAATACTGTTGATGAAATCCTCCTTCCTCAGGCGGTGGCTCTCCAGAGTCTCTTTCAGTTGTTTCTATACAGCAGTATGCAAATCAAATCAGTGTGGACACAAACAACTACAAAAAGAGAGACCTTGCAGAGAATGAAGGAACTCTTAAACAACTGTCAATGGGCCTATTAATGAGcgagcagaaaaacagtgatGCAATAAATATGTCTAGCTCAAAAGATTCTGTTTTTGATAACACTGTCAACTCCATGTTATGTTCTGCTACTGCTGATTCATTTGTACAGGGTGCACATCCAACCAAGTGAGCTAGAGTTACACCTCAAGAAATAGCTTAACTTTTTAGTAAGTACACTTTGCCGTTTTGTTGAAGTCTTGTCATGACCACAAAGTTGCCAAGTGCCTCGCAGAAAGTGAGTGCGCCCAGCCAAGTAACAATCCTACACATAAAGCCCCTTAA containing:
- the trim105 gene encoding tripartite motif containing 105; this translates as MAAAAAVATSSKGSLREDLTCAICCDLFREPVMLACMHHFCKPCISRYWRGTQGPVSCPQCRKEFTSKQFQTNYLVTAMVEKVRATTSDTYIKNIEKQLKETLESHRLRKEDFINSIRRDKDKMDTIKKVGADLQARVKGEFQALFQILHNEEACLLEQLRREQEEELEKVQRHLEAVELAIRELEDNMRELHQAKAATENVVLTELPQIRPCVRVDISPEFDIDAFSSKYTAPLQYITWRKMFKSLRPGPSPLTFDVDTAHPSIHVSRDKTMAVECDAVFPYVNHQRRFLQCVNILAAQGFQSGRHYWEVEVGSKPKWDLGVASETINRHARIKLSPETGYWTLRLRNGNEYSAGTQPWTRLQLRSSPQRIGVFLDFEERRVSFYNASDMRLLYSFNNGPRDKVFPFFSPCISDRSQKPQLIKLLHYPCVALSG